The following DNA comes from Streptomyces sp. NBC_00273.
GAGGGGGCTGGGCCGCCCGTCGAGGAACGCGCTGTAGAGGAGGCCGAGTTCCTCGGCGAAGACGCCGACGGACCAGGCGTCGCAGGCGATGTGGTGGAAGGTGACGACGAGGATGTGCTCGTCCGCGGCCAGGGAGATCAGGCGGGCCCGGGCCGAGAGGTCGTGCTCCAGGTCGAAGGGGGTGGTGATCTCCTGCTCGGCCGTCAGCCGTGCGCGCTGTTCGCGTTCGGCGGCCGGGACGGCGGCCAGGTCGGTCAGCGGGAGGTCCATGTCGCGGGGGGCGTCCACGACCTGGACGGGCTCGTCGCCCGCCAGGACGTAGCGGGTGCGGAGGATCTCGTGGCGGGCGACGATTGCGGTCCACGCGGCGCGCAGGGCGTCGGTGTCGAGGGTGCCGGAGAGGCGGAGCACCAGCGGCACGAGGTACTCGGCGCTGTCGGGCTCGATGCGGTTGAGGAACCACATCTGCTGCTGGCCGAAGGAGAGCGGCAGGTCCTGGTCCCGGTTCACCGTGGTGATCTGGGAGCGTCGTCCCCCGCGCTTGCCGGCCAGCCGGCGGCGCAGGAGCTCCGCACGCTGCGCCGCCGGGTCCTGCTCGGTCGACCGCATGTCGCCGGTGCTCATTCCTACTGCTCCCTCGGGGTGGTGCTGTTGTTGGTGTGGTGGTGTTCGGCGAGTTCGGCGTCGGTGAGCCGGTCGATCTCGGCGGTGATCAGGTCCTCGACGGCCGCGGCGAGTCCGCTGACGGTGGGCCGGGCGAAGACGGTGCCGATGGTGAGGTCCACGTCGAACTCGTCCTGGAGCCGCGCGGCCATCCGGATGGCGAGGATGGAGTGTCCGCCGAGTTCGAAGAAGCCGTCGTGGATGCCGACGCCGGGCAGGCCCAGCAGCTCCGCCCAGATTTCGGCGATGCGCGCTTCGGTGGGGGTGGCCGTCGGGTCCTCGCCGGTCCCCGTGCTCCCGGCGGGCAGGACGGCGGGCAGGGCGCGGCGGTCGACCTTGCCGTTGGCGGTGAGCGGGACGCTCTCGATGAAGGCGAGGGCGGCGGGCACCATGTACTCCGGCAGGGTGCGGGCCAGCCGGCGGCGGATCTCCGTGGCCGCCTCGGCGGCGGTGCCGGCGTCGGGCAGGGTGCCGTCCGCCGGGACGACGTGGGCCACGAGGGACTTCTCGCCGGTGGCGGTCTCCCGCACGGTGACGACGGCCTCGCGGACCTCCGGCAGAGCGGTCAGCTCGGCTTCGATCTCGCCGAGTTCGATGCGGTAGCCGCGGAGCTTGACCTGGTTGTCGATGCGGCCGAGGAAGTCGACGGCACCGTCCGGCAGCAGCCGGGCGAGGTCGCCCGTACGGTACAGGCGCGCTCCGGGCGGTCCGTAGGGATCGGGGACGAACTTCTCGGCGGTGAGCTCCGGCCGGCCGTGGTAGCCGCGGGCCAGGCCGGTGCCGCCGATGTGCAGCTCGCCCGCGACACCGACGGGCAGCGGCCGGCCGCGGTCGTCGAGGACGTGGGCGGTGGTGTTGGGCAGCGGGCGGCCGAGCGGCACGGCGCTGTCGTAGGGACGGTCCACCGGGTGCACGGTGGAGCCCACCGAGGCCTCCGTCGGCCCGTACTCGTTGATCAGCCGGCCGGGACCGAGGAGCTCCAGCCAACGCCTCGCCGTGCGGGCGGAGAGCGCCTCCCCGGCGACCAGGACGCGGTCGGCCAGCCCGGCGGCCTGCGCGTCGGTGAGCTGCTCGGCGAGCAGGTCCAGGTGGCCGGGGGTGAGCTTGACGAAGCGGTACGGAGCCTGCGCGGTCAGGGCGGCGCCCAGGCCGGACAGGTCGAGCCCCGCGGGGAGCAGGTGCACGGGCTCGCCGGTGAGCAGGGGCACGTACAGGTTGGTGGCCGGGAGGTCGAAGGCGATCGAGGAGAACAGCGGGGCTCCCGCGCCCGTTCCGGCGCCGTGGCCGGACGAGGGGCCCGCCAGGTCGCGGGCGGCCCAGCGCAGGTGGTTGACGAGCCCGCGGTGGTGCACCGTGACGCCCTTGGGGCGGCCGGTCGAGCCCGACGTGTAGATGACGTACGCCGGCAGATCGGGGTGGGCGAACGGGCGGGGCGGGGCGGTCGCCGGGCGCTCGAGGATCTTCTCCCGGTCGGTGTCCACCTCGATCCGCACCCCGTCGAAGCCGGCGACGGCCGCGGCCACCTGTGAGTCCGTCACGAGCAGCGGCGCGGCGCAGTCCGCGAGGACGTGCCGCAGGCGCTCGGCCGGCAGGCCGGGATCCAACGGCAGGTAGGCGGCGCCGGCCTTCCACACGCCGAGCAGGGCGGGCAGCAGGTCCGGTCCCCGGTCCAGGCAGACGCCGACCACGGTCTCGGGGCCCGCGCCGGCGGCGACGAGGTGGTGGGCGAGGCGGTTGGCCCGCTCGTCCAGCTCGCGGTAGGACAGCCGGGTGTCGCCCGAGACGACGGCGAGGGCGTCCGACCGGGCCTCGACGCGCTCCTCGATGATGTCGAGGGTGCTGCCGGCGGGCCAGTCGGTCCGTTCCCCGACGGCCCAGTCGGTGAGCACCAGGCGGCGCTCGTCGTCGGTCAGCATGTCGGCGGCGCCCAGGGAGCGTGCCGGGTCCTCGGTCACCGAGTCGAGCAGGCCCAGGAAGTGACCGGCGAACCGTTCGACGGTCTCCGGTCGGAACAGGGCCGTGGCGTACTCGAGGGCACCGGTCCAGGTCCCGTCGCCCTCGCTGCGCACGTAGAGGGTGAGGTCGGTCTTGGCGACCTGCCGGGCCGGGTGGAGGTAGTCCATGTCCGCCTTGTCGGGCATGCCTCCGATCAGCGCGCCGTCGTGCAGGTTGAAGGCGACCTGGTAGAGCGGGGTGCGCGACGGGTCCCGCTCGGGCCGCAGTTCGTCCACGATGTGCTCGAAGGACAGGTCCTGATGGGAGAAGGCGGCCCGGCAGGTGTCCCTCATCCGGTCCAGGGCTTCGGTGAAGGCGATCTCGCCGTCGAGCCGGCAGCGCAGCACCAGCGAGTTGAGGAAGAAGCCGACGGTCCGCTCGAGTTCGGGCCGGGGCCGGTCGGCGACCGGGGTGCCGATGACCACGTCCCACTGGCCGCTGTGCCGGGCGAGGACGGCGCCGTACGCGGTCAGCAGGGTCATGAAGGGGGTGGCGCCGCGGCTCTGGCCGAGCCGGGTCACGGCTTCCATGACACGCGGCGCGATGGCGAAGGTGACGACGCCGCCGCGCGGGTCGCGGGTGGCCGGGCGCGGGTGGTCGGTCGGCAGTTCCAGGGGGACGAGCCCCTCCAGCGCCTCGCGCCAGTAGGCGAGTTCGGCGCCGAGCCGGTCCTTGGAGCGCCATGCGCGCTGCCAGGAGGCGTAGTCGGCGTACTGCACCGGCACGGGCGGGAGCTCGGCGTCGATGCCGGCCAGACGGGCGGCGCACAGCTGCTCGAACTCGGATTCGAGCACGGAGGCGGACCAGCCGTCGCAGGCGATGTGGTGCACGGTCACCAGCAGCAGCACCTCGGCGGGTGCCGGATCGGGGGTGCCGGGCGTGCCGGGGGTGCCGGAGGGAACGCGGGCGAGGGTGGCCCGCCAGACCCGTCCCGAGGCCAGGTCGAACGGCGTCTCGAACTGCTCGCGGAAGTGCGCGACGACCTCGTCGCGGGTGCCCTCGACCGTGGCGAGGTCGATCGGCAGCCGCTCGCCGACGACCTGGACGATCTCGCCCTGCTCGCTGACGTACCGGGTGCGCAGTACCTCGTGCCGGTCGGCCAGGGCGTCGAGGACCTCGCGGACGTCCTCGGCCCCGAGGTCGGCCGGGGGCCGCAGGAACAGCGGCGCGGCCCATTCGGGGCTGGGGTCGACGGCGTTGAGCAGCCAGATGCGGTGCTGCCCCGAGGAGAGGGGCTGCGGCCGGTCGCGCGGCACGGGGGTGATGGCGGGTACCGCCGAGCCTGTCTTCGTGGCAGCGGGCGTCGCCCCGGTCTCCGCGACCGCGGGCGCCGCCTCGACCGGGACGGGCCCGCCCGACGGCACGGCCGTCGGCCCCACCAGCAACGCGGCCTGTTCGCGGACGGTGACGGCGGTGAAGAGGTCGGCCAGCACGACCTGCGCGCCGGTGGTCTCGTGCAGTCGGCGGGCCAGCTGGGTCAGCAGCAGCGAATAGCCGCCGAGCTGGAAGAAGTTGTCGTCCAGACCGACCTGGCCGACCTCCAGCAGCTCGGACCAGGCGCGCGCGACGGCCCGTTCGGCCGGGGTCCCCGGCTCGACGTGGACCGGGCGGCCCGAACCGGTCTTCGTGGCGGCCGGTGCCCCCGCCACGGCGGGCGTCGCCGTGCCGGCCCGGCCCAGCAGTTCCAGCGTTCCGTCGTTGCGCCAGCGGACCTCCTCGTCCGTACGGTGCATCCGGCCGCCGGGGGTTCCGTAGGGAGCGGGGCGGAAACGGTCCGCGGTGGTACGGGGGTCACCCAGGTAGCCGCGGGCGAGGCCCAGGCCGGACACGTGGAGCTCACCGGGCACACCCGGCGGCACCGGGTCACCGTACTCGTCGAGGACCAGCACCCGGACGTTGTCGACGGGGCGCCCGAGGACGGGCAGTTCGCGCGCCACCGCGGCGTCGAACGTGTCGGCGGTCACGGTGAGCGCCCCGCCGTCCAGCAGGTGCAGGGTGCACACCTCGGCCGCGCTGCGGGTGGCCAGCTCGCGCCCGGTATCCGCAGCAAGACCGGAGCCGGCGCAGAGCACCAGACGCAGCGCGGAGCACTCCCGCCACCGCTCGTCGGCGGCGGTACGGGCGAGCGCGTCGGGAGCTGCGACGAGCACCGTCACCCGCTGCTCGGCCAGCACGACGGGCAGGCCGACGGCATCGGCGGGGCCTTCGATGTGCGGAGCGAGGAGACCGGCACCCGCGGTGAGCGCGGTGAACGTCGTCCAGTACGGGGCGTCCTGCCCGTCCGGCGCGTCCTGCGCGTACAGCACGCGGTCGGCCGCGGTGACGCCGTACTCGTCGACCAGCCAGCGGACCTGGTTGGCGAGCGTCCGGTGGTCCAGGACCAGCGCGCCGGGGCCGTCACCCGCCGGGCTCACCCAGGCCGCGGCCGTGGGCTCCAGGTCCAGCGCCGGATCGTCGGCGGGGAAGGCCGCCACGGCGTCCGGGTCGAGGACGAGGGCACGGGCCGGGCCCGTGCCGTCCCGACCGGTGGTGTCCGCGCCCGTGCGACCCCCGGCGGGCAGCAGGACCGCGTCCAGGCGCACCCCCGCAGCATCCGCGGCGTCCGCGCCGCCGGCCGTCGGCGCCACGGCGGCGCCCGCCCGCCAGACGCCGAGAACGGCCGCCGTGTACTCGGCCCCCGCGGGCAGCCGGACGCCGACCACGTCCTCACGGCCGATCCCCGACGCGATCAGGAAACGGGCCGTGCGATTGGCCCCTTCGTCGATCTCGCGGTACGTGGCCGCGCGCGGGCCGTCGAGCACGGCGGCCGCGTCCGGGGCCCGGCCCGCAGAGTCCGCGAAAAGGTGGTGCAGAAAAGACTGCCGTGGCACGAGAGCTCCTCGCTCGGTCGCGTTGGACGGTGAAGCCGTACGGCCGCCGGAACCGCGCCGGCCATACGAGAGCCCGGACCGGGACACCGGACCGGGCGGGATGGGCCCCGAGGGGGCCGCGGTTCTACTGGGCGGCCTCGGCCATCCGGCGGCGCAGGCTCAGCGGGCGCATGTCCGTCCACACCTCACCGATGTGAGCGAGGCACTCCTCCTTGGTGCCGGAGGTGCCCTCCGCGTGCCAGCCCTCGGGCAGCGCGCGGTCGGCCCACCAAATCGAGTACTGCTCCTCGTCGTTGAGGACGACGAGGTAGGTCTGGGTGTTCGCCTGCGAGGCAGCGGTCAGCTCGGCCATGCCGATCCCCGATCACTTGGAATGAATGCGGAACGCGTACGGATTGCCTTCGTACACATCGCGATCCTGCGAACGGCCGCTATAGACGCTCTATACGGGGTATGGCTGGCACCACCGCCAAGAGTGAACCGCGGGTCATTGCCGGGCACTCCGGCCGAGCTGTCTACTCGTGTCCATGCCCGCCACACAGCTCGGTGTCGAACTGCGCACCGTCTCGAAGACCTACCGCCACGGCCCGGAGCCCGTCGTCGGGCTCGACCGGGTCAGCCTGGTGTGCCCGTTCGGGGTCTTCACCGCGATCATGGGCCCCGCGGGCTCGGGCAAGTCGACCCTGCTGCGCTCGGTGGCCGGGCTGGAGCGGGCGGACAGCGGGCAGGTACGCGTGGACGGCACGGCGTTGGGCAGCCTCGACGAAGCGGAACTGACCGCCCTGCGCAACAAGAAGATCGGGTACGTCGCCGGACCGGCCGTAGGGGCGCGCGCCGTGGCCCAGACGCTGGCCGCCCTGCCTGCGGTGTTCCTCGCGGACGAGCCGACGGGCGCGCTGGACGCGGTGAGCAGCCGCCAGGTCCTGACCATGATGCGCAACGTGACGGACGACGCGGGCCGGGCCGTGGTCATGGCCACCAGCGACCCTACGGCCGCCGCCTACGCGGACCAGGTCATCCTGCTGTCCGGGGGCAGGGTCGCCGCCACGCTGGAGTTCCCCACGACCGAGGAGATCACCACGCGGCTGGCCGCTCTGCACACCCCGCCGGCCCCGAACGGCGACTGAGGCCGCCCCGTCGGGCCGCCCACTCCGGCACCCTCCTCGCTCCCCCTCCGCCTCCCTCGGTCCCCCGTGACCGGGCGGCGCCCCTGTCCCCCGTCAGGTGCGGCGCCGCCCTCCCCGTCGGCCCCGGAAGTCCCCCGCTTCCGGGGCCGATTTCTGTCCCACGGCATATAGAGCACCTATAGCGGGCTTCCGCAGGATCTCGGCGTACGCAAGGGGCACATGTGCGGCCGTGCCCCTCGTCCCGCTGAAGTGGAGCAAGCCCTCGTGTCCGTACGGCAATTCGATGCAACCCGTCCCGTGCTGACCGGCGGGCTGTTCGCGGCCCAGTGCGCCAGAACGCCGCAGGCGGTCGCCGTCGTCTCCGGCGACACCCGGCTCACGTACGGCGAGCTGGAGGAACGGGCCAACAGCATGGCCCACCACCTGATCGCAGCGGGCGCCGGACCGGACACGATCGTCGGGGTGTGCCTGGACCGCGGCCCCGATCTGCTCCCGGTCCTGCACGCCGTATGGAAAGCCGGCGCGGCCTACCTGCCCATCGATCCCGCGCTACCGCCCGCCCGCATCGGCCACATGCTCTCGGACGCGCAGGCACCGCTGCTGGTCACGACCGCCGCGCACGCGGACCGTACCGCGGACTTCACCGGCGTCCGCGTGGACCCGACGGCCGACCGCGACGCGATCGCGGCACGACCCGCGACCGCCCCCGACAGTGGAACCGGATGCGATCCGGAGCGACTGGCGTACGTGCTCTACACCTCGGGCTCGACCGGCCGCCCCAAGGGCGTCATGATCGGCCACGGCGCCCTCCACAACCTCCTGACCTCCCTCCGCGAGGACGTGGCACCGGCCCGTCGGTCCACCTGGCTGGCCGCCACCTCCATCTCGTTCGACATCTCCGGTCTCGAGCTGCACCTGCCGCTCACCACGGGCGGGCGCATCGTCCTGGCGAGCGACACGGAAGCCAAGGACGCCGCCGCGCTCAGGGCCTTGGTCGACGCGCACCGCGTTACGCACGTGCAGGCCACCCCGTCCGGCTGGCGCCTGCTGCTCGCCGCCGGGTTCGACAACTACGCCGTCACCGCCCTGGTCGGCGGTGAGCCGCTCACCGCCGCACTCGCCGCCGCACTGCAGGACAAGGTCCAGCGGCTGGTCAACGTCTACGGCCCCACCGAGACGACCATCTGGTCCACCTTCTGGGAGGTCCCGGAGAACGCCACCGCGATCTCCATCGGCCGACCGCTGGCCAACACCGGCACCTACGTCCTGACCGAGGACCTCCGTCCGGTGCCGTCCGGAGTCGTCGGCCATCTGCACCTGGACGGCCACGGTCTGGCCCGCGGCTACCTCGGCCGTCCCGACCTCACGGCCGAGAAGTTCGTACCGAACGCTTTCGGCCCGGCCGGTTCGCGGCTCTACCGCACCGGTGACCTGGCCCGCTTCCTGCCGGACGGAACGCTGGAGACCCTCGGCCGGATCGACAACCAGGTCAAGGTGCGGGGCTACCGCATCGAGCTCGGCGAGATCGAGTCCGTCCTGGCCGGCTGCGCCGGGGTGCGCGAGGCGGTCGTGACCGTGCGGGAGAGCGAGGGGGAGAAGTCCCTGGTCGCCTACGTGGTCCCGGACGGCGACGGTGAGGTGGACTCGGCCGTGCTGCGGGCGGATCTGGGGCGTTCGCTGCCCGAGTACATGGTTCCGGCGGCGTTCGTGGTGCTGGACGCGATTCCGTTGAACGCGAGTGGCAAGGTCGACCACCGGGCGCTTCCGGCACCGGAGTTGGGTGCCTTCGCCGTGTCGGAGCGGTTCGTGGCGCCGCGTACTCCGGTGGAGGAGCGGCTGGCGGCGGTGTGGTGCGAGGTGCTGGGGCTGGAGCGGGTCGGTGTCGAGGACAGCTTCTTCGACCTCGGCGGTGACTCCATCCGCGCCGTGCGTCTCGTCGGCGCACTGCGCGCGGCCGGCTACGACGTGTCCATCCCCGACGTCTTCCAGCTGAAGACGATCGCCGCGCTGGCCGGCCGCGTTGCCGGTCAGGAGGTCGGCGAGTCGCTGATCCGGGCCGTCGAGCCCTTCGCGTTGATCAGCGAGCACGACCGCACCGCGCTGCCCACCGGCGTCGTGGACGCGTACCCGCTCTCCCAGGTCCAGACGGGCATGCTCGTCGAGATGCTGGCCTCCGGGGACGAGCACGTCTACCAGAACATCAACTCCTTCCGGATCCCCGACGCAGAGCCCTTCGACGCACCCGCCATGGGCCGCGCCCTGAGCACCGTGGTGGCCCGGCACGACGTCCTGCGGACCTCGATGCACCTGGACGGCTACTCCCAGCCGCTCCAACTCGTCCACGCCGAGATCGACGTACCCCTGGCCGTCCACGACCTGCGCGGCCTCACACCCGAGCAGCGGACCGCAAAGGTCCGTGCGTACGTCGACGAACAGAAGGCCGCCGGCGCCGAGCTGAAGCACGCCCCGCTGCTGCGGATCGCCGTGCACATCGAATCCGACGACGCCTGGCGGCTGACGGTCGGCTACCAGCACGCCGTCGCGGACGGCTGGAGCCTCAACTCGCTGCTGATGGAGCTGCTCGGTCTGTACCGGGAGCTGTGTGACGGGCGGGAGCCGGCCGCGTACGAGGTGCCGTCGGTGCGGTACGCCGACTTCATCGCGGCCGAGCAGGCCTCACTGACCGATGCGGCAGACCAGTCCTTCTGGCAGGACGTGGTGGACGAGCACGCGCCGGCGCACCTCCCCGGCTCCTGGGCACCCACGACGGACGGCCCGCCCGACCGGTCCGTCGCCCACCGTCAGGTGCCGTTCGCCGATCTGGAGGAGGGGCTGCGGCGGCTGGCGGCGGGGGCGCGGACCTCGCTGAAGAGCGTGCTGCTGGCGGCGCACGTGAAGGTGCTGGGCTCGCTAACGGCGGAGGACGCCTTCCACACGGGCGTGGTCTACCACGGCCGGCTGGAGGCTCCGGGTGGTGACCGGGTGCTGGGCATGCACCTGAACACGCTGCCGTTCCCTGTGGTCAAGGGCGCGCGGACGTGGCGCGAGCTGGTGGAGCAGGTGTATGCGCGGGAGACCGAGATCTGGTCACACCGCCGCTACCCGCTGCCCGCGATCCAACGCGCGGCCGGCAGCACGGACGGATTCCTGCCCGCCCTCTTCGAGTACCTCGACTTCCACCAGGTCGACACGGACACGGTGGACGTCTCGTCCACGCTCGGCGACGGCGCCAACCAGTTCGGGCTCACGGCCCTCGCCAGCGGAGGTTCGGTCAACCTCATCGCCGCAGCGAACGTGCTGAGCGAGGAGTCGCTGGGTTGGTTGGCCGGGATGTACCGGTCGGTGTTGGAGTCGATGGCCGCTGATGCGGATGGGGATGCGACGGTCGTGTTCCTGTCCGAGGCGGAGCGCGGGTTGTTGGCGGGTGCGTGGGCCGATGGCGCTCGTGTGGAGTGGCCGGTGGGCTCGACGTTGGACGCGTTCGAGGCGCAGGCCGGGCTAACTCCGGATGCGGTGGCCGTGGTCGCCGGTGAGGTGCGGTTGTCGTATCGGGAGGTGGAGGAGCGGGCCAACCGTATCGCCCATCACCTGATCGCCGCCGGTGCCCAGCCCGACACCCTCGTGGGTGTCTGTCTGGAGCGTGGTCCGGAGTTGGTGCCGGCACTGCTCGGTATCTGGAAGGCGGGTGCGGCCTATCTGCCGCTGGACCCGACGCTTCCGGCGGATCGACTGGGGTTCATCCTGGCCGACACCGGGACCAAGCTCCTGATCACGCAGGGCTCCCTGATGGCAACGGTCGCCCCGCTCCACGAAGGCACACTGATCGTGGTCGACACCGACCACCGCCGCATCGCCCGACACCCCGCCACCACCCCCCACCGCGACGACACAACCACCCGCGCCCTCGCCTACGTCATCTACACCTCCGGCTCCACCGGCCGCCCCAAGGGCGTCATGGTCGAACACGCAGGCCTGATCAACTACCTGCGCTGGACCATCGACACCTACGCCTCCCAGGGCGAAGGCGGCGCCCCACTGTTCTCGTCGATCTCCTTCGACCTGGGCATCCCCGACCTCTTCACCCCGCTGCTCTGTGGTCGTCCGGTCACCCTGCTGCCGGATGCGTTGGAGACTGCCGAACTGGGTGCGCTGCTGGCTGCTGCCGGTCCGTTCGGATTCGTGAAGCTCACCCCGGGCCACCTCGACCTCCTCACCCACCAGTTGTCGGCGGAGCAGGCGCACGGCCTGGCGGGTGTGGTCATTGCCGCGGGAGACAACTTCCCGGTCTCCCTCGCCCAGCGTTGGCAGAAGCTGGCCGGCGAGGGCGGTACGAAGGTGGCGACCGAG
Coding sequences within:
- a CDS encoding non-ribosomal peptide synthetase — translated: MPRQSFLHHLFADSAGRAPDAAAVLDGPRAATYREIDEGANRTARFLIASGIGREDVVGVRLPAGAEYTAAVLGVWRAGAAVAPTAGGADAADAAGVRLDAVLLPAGGRTGADTTGRDGTGPARALVLDPDAVAAFPADDPALDLEPTAAAWVSPAGDGPGALVLDHRTLANQVRWLVDEYGVTAADRVLYAQDAPDGQDAPYWTTFTALTAGAGLLAPHIEGPADAVGLPVVLAEQRVTVLVAAPDALARTAADERWRECSALRLVLCAGSGLAADTGRELATRSAAEVCTLHLLDGGALTVTADTFDAAVARELPVLGRPVDNVRVLVLDEYGDPVPPGVPGELHVSGLGLARGYLGDPRTTADRFRPAPYGTPGGRMHRTDEEVRWRNDGTLELLGRAGTATPAVAGAPAATKTGSGRPVHVEPGTPAERAVARAWSELLEVGQVGLDDNFFQLGGYSLLLTQLARRLHETTGAQVVLADLFTAVTVREQAALLVGPTAVPSGGPVPVEAAPAVAETGATPAATKTGSAVPAITPVPRDRPQPLSSGQHRIWLLNAVDPSPEWAAPLFLRPPADLGAEDVREVLDALADRHEVLRTRYVSEQGEIVQVVGERLPIDLATVEGTRDEVVAHFREQFETPFDLASGRVWRATLARVPSGTPGTPGTPDPAPAEVLLLVTVHHIACDGWSASVLESEFEQLCAARLAGIDAELPPVPVQYADYASWQRAWRSKDRLGAELAYWREALEGLVPLELPTDHPRPATRDPRGGVVTFAIAPRVMEAVTRLGQSRGATPFMTLLTAYGAVLARHSGQWDVVIGTPVADRPRPELERTVGFFLNSLVLRCRLDGEIAFTEALDRMRDTCRAAFSHQDLSFEHIVDELRPERDPSRTPLYQVAFNLHDGALIGGMPDKADMDYLHPARQVAKTDLTLYVRSEGDGTWTGALEYATALFRPETVERFAGHFLGLLDSVTEDPARSLGAADMLTDDERRLVLTDWAVGERTDWPAGSTLDIIEERVEARSDALAVVSGDTRLSYRELDERANRLAHHLVAAGAGPETVVGVCLDRGPDLLPALLGVWKAGAAYLPLDPGLPAERLRHVLADCAAPLLVTDSQVAAAVAGFDGVRIEVDTDREKILERPATAPPRPFAHPDLPAYVIYTSGSTGRPKGVTVHHRGLVNHLRWAARDLAGPSSGHGAGTGAGAPLFSSIAFDLPATNLYVPLLTGEPVHLLPAGLDLSGLGAALTAQAPYRFVKLTPGHLDLLAEQLTDAQAAGLADRVLVAGEALSARTARRWLELLGPGRLINEYGPTEASVGSTVHPVDRPYDSAVPLGRPLPNTTAHVLDDRGRPLPVGVAGELHIGGTGLARGYHGRPELTAEKFVPDPYGPPGARLYRTGDLARLLPDGAVDFLGRIDNQVKLRGYRIELGEIEAELTALPEVREAVVTVRETATGEKSLVAHVVPADGTLPDAGTAAEAATEIRRRLARTLPEYMVPAALAFIESVPLTANGKVDRRALPAVLPAGSTGTGEDPTATPTEARIAEIWAELLGLPGVGIHDGFFELGGHSILAIRMAARLQDEFDVDLTIGTVFARPTVSGLAAAVEDLITAEIDRLTDAELAEHHHTNNSTTPREQ
- a CDS encoding non-ribosomal peptide synthetase produces the protein MSVRQFDATRPVLTGGLFAAQCARTPQAVAVVSGDTRLTYGELEERANSMAHHLIAAGAGPDTIVGVCLDRGPDLLPVLHAVWKAGAAYLPIDPALPPARIGHMLSDAQAPLLVTTAAHADRTADFTGVRVDPTADRDAIAARPATAPDSGTGCDPERLAYVLYTSGSTGRPKGVMIGHGALHNLLTSLREDVAPARRSTWLAATSISFDISGLELHLPLTTGGRIVLASDTEAKDAAALRALVDAHRVTHVQATPSGWRLLLAAGFDNYAVTALVGGEPLTAALAAALQDKVQRLVNVYGPTETTIWSTFWEVPENATAISIGRPLANTGTYVLTEDLRPVPSGVVGHLHLDGHGLARGYLGRPDLTAEKFVPNAFGPAGSRLYRTGDLARFLPDGTLETLGRIDNQVKVRGYRIELGEIESVLAGCAGVREAVVTVRESEGEKSLVAYVVPDGDGEVDSAVLRADLGRSLPEYMVPAAFVVLDAIPLNASGKVDHRALPAPELGAFAVSERFVAPRTPVEERLAAVWCEVLGLERVGVEDSFFDLGGDSIRAVRLVGALRAAGYDVSIPDVFQLKTIAALAGRVAGQEVGESLIRAVEPFALISEHDRTALPTGVVDAYPLSQVQTGMLVEMLASGDEHVYQNINSFRIPDAEPFDAPAMGRALSTVVARHDVLRTSMHLDGYSQPLQLVHAEIDVPLAVHDLRGLTPEQRTAKVRAYVDEQKAAGAELKHAPLLRIAVHIESDDAWRLTVGYQHAVADGWSLNSLLMELLGLYRELCDGREPAAYEVPSVRYADFIAAEQASLTDAADQSFWQDVVDEHAPAHLPGSWAPTTDGPPDRSVAHRQVPFADLEEGLRRLAAGARTSLKSVLLAAHVKVLGSLTAEDAFHTGVVYHGRLEAPGGDRVLGMHLNTLPFPVVKGARTWRELVEQVYARETEIWSHRRYPLPAIQRAAGSTDGFLPALFEYLDFHQVDTDTVDVSSTLGDGANQFGLTALASGGSVNLIAAANVLSEESLGWLAGMYRSVLESMAADADGDATVVFLSEAERGLLAGAWADGARVEWPVGSTLDAFEAQAGLTPDAVAVVAGEVRLSYREVEERANRIAHHLIAAGAQPDTLVGVCLERGPELVPALLGIWKAGAAYLPLDPTLPADRLGFILADTGTKLLITQGSLMATVAPLHEGTLIVVDTDHRRIARHPATTPHRDDTTTRALAYVIYTSGSTGRPKGVMVEHAGLINYLRWTIDTYASQGEGGAPLFSSISFDLGIPDLFTPLLCGRPVTLLPDALETAELGALLAAAGPFGFVKLTPGHLDLLTHQLSAEQAHGLAGVVIAAGDNFPVSLAQRWQKLAGEGGTKVATEYGPTEVTIGNSGLIIDPDHMPVTEAVPLGAPIPNTAMYVLTEDLHPTPIGVAGEVYISGHGLARGYLGRPDLTAEKFLPNPFGPAGSRLYRTGDLARFLPDGTLETLGRIDNQVKIRGYRIELGEIEARLREHPHVLDAVVTVREPQPGHKRLTAHLVPRNNETLDTTALRTHLTTTLPDYMVPAAFLVIDNIPLTTNGKINHRALPAPDLTAFAATDEYVAPRTQVEKTLAAIWCDVLGVERVGVEDSFFGLGGDSIRAVQVLAAGRAAGLTLAVWMILQARSLGELAAMASPEEAAGGPTPAADGIPLTPGQFRLLDEGTSGGRSLRLVLSTRPDPVLLGRALDVLVRHHAALHAVLAADGSHWAPGDTSARTEHAPLLRLHDLGAVPTDGRASAVAAAVAADRTALDPGTGVLVRASLVTADDTEPGELWLTVHGLAVDAGSWPVLVEDLNTAYARLAAGLDPEPLPAGTPWHARAADLAEEAASDELAEQAETWLNRVPGSPLPLDRQPPGGRCAIDRGHIRRTAASVTAVLSPGLTAELAAGPDAEGLLLAALGRTLAEWSGGDRVEIDVVTDPRQDPRTGAALSRTVGLLTDRYPVSLRLPRNNDPHATATAVGRQLRAVPQPVHGYGLLRHLAPDTEQAAELAAQPDPQVLFALGPVPSTTEHGEDGGKDEGTGRTPALVFMPGRIRPEPSGETPRRHLLEVDARFLGGQLYVEWTFSTALHDRATVQRLADRHVRELGTMAAHTGAPRRTVRAASPYPWPRLRALMEEHGVPGASVALIEHGEVTAVESFGVLGVEQPEPVTAQTLFPAASISKHVTTYALLRLVTEGLVDLDRDVNTYLESWQVPQGPAPVTVRALLGNRSGLAQHPRVEEPYRRGGPVPTVLDVLHGRPPARTPGVRREEEPGRTFRQNQINFSVLQQAMCDLTGKSFDSLVRELLFEPLGMTGSGFDSVYPDSSGLPFARGHDAAGRPVPDGHVVHPETAAGGLWTTARDLAALAVEIRRGYLGRPGALVASPLVREMLTARAGRNYGWSTILDDSGADLEFGHGGQAIGYQAMTGMRAQSGSGAVLLSNAVAGRELVNHLLAGVWAGQERLAHLWRRAIAEATERERAAGPSSPLHH
- a CDS encoding ABC transporter ATP-binding protein, which codes for MPATQLGVELRTVSKTYRHGPEPVVGLDRVSLVCPFGVFTAIMGPAGSGKSTLLRSVAGLERADSGQVRVDGTALGSLDEAELTALRNKKIGYVAGPAVGARAVAQTLAALPAVFLADEPTGALDAVSSRQVLTMMRNVTDDAGRAVVMATSDPTAAAYADQVILLSGGRVAATLEFPTTEEITTRLAALHTPPAPNGD
- a CDS encoding MbtH family protein, coding for MAELTAASQANTQTYLVVLNDEEQYSIWWADRALPEGWHAEGTSGTKEECLAHIGEVWTDMRPLSLRRRMAEAAQ